In a single window of the Balearica regulorum gibbericeps isolate bBalReg1 chromosome 7, bBalReg1.pri, whole genome shotgun sequence genome:
- the LBX1 gene encoding transcription factor LBX1 has translation MTSKEEPKPSSGEERRRSPLDHLPPPANSNKPLTPFSIEDILNKPSVRRSYTLCGTAHLLSAAEKHPPAGLPLSGRALLSQTSPLCALEELASKTFKGLEVSVLQAAEGRDGMTIFGQRQTPKKRRKSRTAFTNHQIYELEKRFLYQKYLSPADRDQIAQQLGLTNAQVITWFQNRRAKLKRDLEEMKADVESAKKLGPNPAVDIVALAELEPSAEGRGKARSGSPPPPPAAAREPGAPPPPRPASPPTERPRSRRDSEEEEEEEEEDVEIDVDD, from the exons ATGACTTCCAAAGAAGAACCCAAGCCCTCCTCGGGGGAAGAACGGCGGCGGAGCCCCTTGGATCACCTCCCTCCGCCGGCCAACTCCAACAAGCCCCTCACCCCCTTCAGCATCGAGGACATCCTCAACAAGCCCTCGGTGCGGAGGAGTTACACCCTCTGCGGAACGGCCCACCTCCTCTCCGCCGCCGAGAAGCACCCCCCGGCCGGGCTGCCCCTCTCCGGCCGGGCGCTGCTCTCCCAAACCTCGCCCCTCTGCGCCCTGGAAGAGCTGGCCAGCAAGACCTTCAAGGGGCTGGAAGTCAGCGTGCTGCAGGCGGCCGAAG GCAGGGACGGGATGACGATCTTCGGGCAGCGGCAAACGCCGAAGAAGCGTCGAAAGTCGCGGACGGCCTTCACCAACCACCAGATCTACGAGCTGGAGAAGCGGTTCCTCTACCAAAAATACCTGTCACCGGCGGACCGGGACCAGATCGCCCAGCAGCTGGGGCTCACCAACGCCCAGGTCATCACCTGGTTCCAGAACCGCCGCGCCAAGCTCAAGCGAGACCTGGAGGAGATGAAGGCCGACGTGGAATCGGCCAAAAAGCTGGGCCCCAACCCTGCCGTGGACATCGTGGCCTTGGCCGAGCTGGAGCCCAGCGCCGAGGGAAGGGGCAAGGCGCGGTCCGgttccccgccgccgccccccgccgccgcccgggagcccggcgccccgccgccgccccgccccgcctcgccCCCCACGGAGCGGCCCCGCAGCCGCCGGgacagcgaggaggaggaggaggaggaggaggaggacgtgGAGATCGACGTGGATGACTGA